One window of Medicago truncatula cultivar Jemalong A17 chromosome 2, MtrunA17r5.0-ANR, whole genome shotgun sequence genomic DNA carries:
- the LOC25488189 gene encoding disease resistance protein RPV1, with product NQIIPMASSSSSSNPRWIHDVFINFRGQDTRKNIVSHLYAALSNAGINTFLDNEKLRKGRELGPQLLKAVEVSQIAIVVFSKSYTESSWCLDELVQIVECQKSFGQVILPVFYNVDPSVVRNQKGAFGKALRSTAKRRISALPEFKLRKEHVVSGWRNALTLAANLSGWDVNNCRNEGELVKQIVGDVFTKLDSSFLSISEFPVGLEPRVQKVAEFIEKHSSNVCMIGI from the exons AACCAAATCATACCAATggcttcttcttcctcctcatcCAATCCTCGATGGATACACGACGTGTTCATCAATTTCAGAGGCCAAGACACACGCAAGAACATCGTATCACATCTCTACGCTGCTCTTTCAAACGCCGGAATTAACACTTTTCTCGACAACGAGAAGCTTAGAAAGGGAAGAGAGCTAGGACCACAACTATTAAAAGCAGTAGAAGTTTCTCAAATAGCTATCGTTGTTTTCTCCAAAAGCTACACCGAATCTAGTTGGTGTCTTGATGAATTAGTACAAATTGTGGAGTGTCAGAAATCTTTTGGTCAGGTAATTTTGCCGGTATTTTATAACGTTGACCCATCAGTTGTTCGTAATCAGAAAGGTGCTTTTGGTAAAGCTTTGCGATCAACTGCAAAAAGGAGAATTTCAGCATTACCAGAATTTAAGCTAAGGAAGGAACATGTGGTGTCCGGGTGGAGGAATGCACTTACCCTAGCTGCAAATTTATCTGGTTGGGATGTCAACAATTGCAG GAATGAAGGTGAACTAGTAAAGCAAATTGTCGGTGACGTTTTCACAAAACTAGACAGTTCATTTCTGTCTATTTCCGAGTTCCCAGTTGGGTTGGAACCTCGTGTGCAAAAAGTGGCCGAGTTTATTGAAAAACATTCAAGCAATGTTTGTATGATAGGGATCTAG
- the LOC112416072 gene encoding disease resistance protein RUN1, whose translation MGGSGKTTTAKSIYNRIHRKFVHRSFVENIREACENDNYRGVIHLQKKILSDALKTKEKIDSIGLGANKLETRLRGKKVFIVLDDVTSFQELKALCGNRAWFGTGSVIIVTTRDVHLLNLLEVDHLCKTEEMNKDDSLELFSWHTFREACPAKDFNQLSKKVVAYCGGLPLALEVIGSYLYGRTKPEWESVLSKLKRIPNDQVHQKLKPNVTEILNGCGLYADIGISVLIERSLLKVVKNNKLQMHDLIWDMGREIVRQSSPKEPGKRSRLLFHEDVSHVLAKNTGTNTVEGLILNLQRTSRVSFSTNAFQEMNKLRLLQLDRVDLIGDFGDLSNHLCWVDWQRFSFKCIPDDFYQENLVAFELKYSNVRQVWKEAMLMEKLKILNLSHSKYLRSTPDFSKLPNLEKLIMKDCQSLSNVHQSIGDLKNVLLINLKDCTSLENLPREIYQLKSLKTLILSGCSKIDKLEEDIVQMESLTSLIATNTSIKEVPYSILRLKSIGYISLCGYEGLSHDIFPSLIRFWMSPTMTSLPRIPPFRDMPLSHVSLDVENNNNLGLSCLLPKLNSLSKLRSFQVQCHSKIQLTRELTRFIDDLHDANFTELETSHTSQISVLSLRSLLIGMGSYDTVINTLGKSLSQELRINDSIDSFLPGDNYPSWLAYTCVGPSVYFQVPEDSVSGMKGIALCIVYSSTLEIMGTECLTSVLIINHTKFTIQIYKRDTIMSFNDEDWQGVASNLGVGDNVEIFVAFGHGLIIKETAVYLIYGQLTTMEIEPILEVAAQPSPDVEIELLPKTNEKIFIRLAKRVGKCLCLNQNRDLNNF comes from the exons ATGGGTGGATCTGGTAAAACAACCACAGCCAAATCCATCTACAATCGAATTCATCGCAAGTTTGTGCATAGAAGTTTCGTTGAAAATATCAGAGAAGCTTGTGAAAATGATAATTATAGAGGGGTTATTCATTTAcagaaaaaaattctttcagATGCCCTGAAAACAAAGGAGAAGATAGATAGTATTGGGTTGGGAGCAAATAAGTTGGAGACAAGACTTAGAGGGAAAAAGGTATTCattgtacttgatgatgtgacCTCGTTTCAGGAATTAAAAGCCCTGTGTGGCAATCGTGCATGGTTTGGTACTGGAAGTGTAATAATTGTTACAACCAGAGATGTACACCTTCTTAATTTACTTGAAGTTGACCATCTCTGTAAAACCGAGGAAATGAACAAAGACGACTCCCTTGAGCTTTTCAGTTGGCATACATTTCGAGAAGCATGCCCTGCAAAAGATTTTAATCAACTCTCAAAAAAGGTAGTTGCTTATTGTGGAGGATTGCCATTGGCTCTTGAAGTCATTGGATCTTACTTATATGGGAGGACAAAACCAGAATGGGAAAGTGTACTGTCAAAATTAAAGAGAATTCCCAATGATCAAGTGCATCAGAAACTGA AGCCTAACGTTACAGAGATATTAAATGGATGTGGACTTTATGCTGATATTGGAATATCTGTCCTCATAGAACGGAGCCTCTTAAAAGTTGTAAAGAATAACAAGCTTCAAATGCATGATTTGATATGGGACATGGGAAGAGAAATTGTCCGTCAAAGTTCACCAAAAGAGCCTGGAAAGCGTAGTCGATTGTTGTTCCACGAGGATGTATCTCATGTTTTGGCAAAAAATACT GGAACAAATACTGTCGAAGGATTGATTTTGAACTTGCAAAGAACAAGCAGAGTTAGCTTCAGTACTAATGCTTTCCAGGAAATGAATAAACTGAGACTTTTACAACTTGACCGTGTTGACCTCATTGGAGATTTTGGGGATCTTTCCAACCACCTGTGTTGGGTTGATTGGCAACGATTTTCCTTCAAATGTATACCTGATGACTTTTATCAGGAAAATCTAGTTGCTTTTGAGCTAAAATATAGCAATGTCAGACAAGTTTGGAAGGAAGCCATG TTGATGGAGAAGCTAAAAATTCTCAATCTCAGTCACTCCAAGTACTTGAGAAGCACCCCTGACTTTTCAAAATTACCAAATCTAGAAAAGCTCATTATGAAGGATTGTCAAAGTTTATCCAACGTACATCAGTCCATTGGAGATCTCAAGAATGTTCTTCTCATAAATTTGAAGGACTGTACAAGTCTTGAAAATCTCCCAAGAGAGATCTATCAATTGAAATCTTTGAAAACTCTCATCCTTTCCGGCTGTTCAAAGATTGACAAATTGGAAGAAGATATTGTGCAAATGGAATCCTTGACATCACTGATTGCAACAAATACATCTATAAAAGAAGTTCCATATTCAATACTAAGATTAAAAAGCATTGGATATATATCCCTATGTGGTTATGAAGGATTATCGCATGATATTTTTCCATCACTCATTCGGTTTTGGATGTCTCCTACAATGACTTCCTTACCACGCATTCCCCCTTTTAGGGACATGCCGTTGTCTCATGTTTCCTTGGATGTAGAGAATAATAATAACCTGGGTTTGAGCTGTCTCTTGCCCAAGCTTAACAGCCTTTCCAAACTTAGAAGTTTTCAGGTACAATGCCACTCGAAGATTCAACTAACCCGGGAATTAACAAGATTTATTGATGATCTACATGATGCAAATTTTACTGAACTGGAAACATCACATACATCACAAATCTCTGTTCTTTCGTTGAGGTCACTTTTGATTGGAATGGGAAGTTACGACACAGTTATAAATACTCTTGGCAAAAGCTTATCACAG GAATTGAGAATCAATGATTCTATTGATTCTTTTCTTCCGGGTGACAATTATCCTTCTTGGTTGGCCTATACATGTGTAGGACCTTCAGTATATTTTCAAGTGCCTGAGGATAGTGTTTCTGGAATGAAGGGAATAGCTTTATGTATTGTTTATTCATCAACACTTGAAATCATGGGAACTGAATGTCTGACTAGTGTCTTGATCATTAATCACACAAAGTTCACGATCCAAATCTACAAGCGAGACACAATAATGTCGTTTAATGATGAAGATTGGCAAGGTGTAGCATCAAATTTAGGAGTTGGTGACAATGTTGAgatttttgttgcttttggGCACGGATTGATAATTAAGGAGACGGCTGTCTATCTAATATATGGTCAGTTGACTACAATGGAAATTGAACCAATACTTGAAGTGGCTGCGCAACCATCTCCTGATGTGGAAATTGAGCTATTACCAAAGACAAATGAAAAGATCTTTATAAGACTCGCAAAGAGAGTAGGAAAATGTTTATGCTTGAACCAAAATCGAGATCTCAACAATTTTTGA
- the LOC25488187 gene encoding DNA replication licensing factor MCM6 yields the protein MEAYGGYLVDKEAVTLVENKFLDFLKSFRFRQQNELYYKEEVEVMISNESNTMFIDFEHVMKHNDVSQKAISDEYLRFEPYLQNACKRFVMDLKKTNKLYEDSPNKDINIAFHNIPMVKRLRELTTSEIGRLVSVTGVVTRTSEVRPELLHGTFKCLECGGMIKNVEQQFKYTEPKTCPSATCNNRTNWALLREESKFTDWQKVRMQETSKEIPAGSLPRSLDVILRHEIVEHARAGDTAIFTGTVVVIPDILALACPGQRAEYHREASQRKGSTSGNEGVRGLKALGVRDLSYHLAFIANSVQICDGRRETDIRNRNNDSDEDDHQFTEQELDEVERMRNTPNFFHKLVDSVAPTIFGHREIKRAILLMLVGGVHKLIHEGINLGGDINVCIVGDPSCAKSQFLKYTSSIVPRSVYTSGKSSSAAGLTATVAKEPETGEFCIEAGALMLADNGISCIDEFDKMDTKDQVAIHEAMEQQTISITKAGIQATLNARTSILAAANPSGGRYDKSKSLKYNVALPPAILSRFDLVYVMVDDPDETIDANIAQHIVKVHQKRNDAFDPAFTTAELKRYIAYAKTLNPTLTSAARNRLANSYVSLRRSDAYRMTVRQLEALIRLSEATARIYLESQVQLHHVHLAEQMLKTSIIRVESSEIDRSEFQEPNMEDDTESPADDGSYPQGKKITISYEKFQKITRALVVHLRQHEENVERLRQNEETEVQEGTGLSGMKQRDLIKWYVELQNEKNKYRSAEDAAQEVSEIKTIIEILVQREGHLIVVDDGRQTEAQAAGGEHSASVSINDRILAVAPNYSL from the exons ATGGAAGCATACGGCGGTTACTTGGTGGATAAGGAAGCCGTTACGCTTGTTGAGAACAAATTCTTAGATTTTCTCAAAAG CTTCAGGTTCAGGCAACAGAATGAGCTGTATTATAAAGAAGAGGTAGAAGTGATGATAAGCAATGAGTCAAATACCATGTTCATTGATTTCGAACATGTCATGAAACACAATGATGTTTCACAGAAAGCAATCTCAGATGAATATTTGAG GTTTGAACCTTATTTGCAAAATGCTTGTAAGAGGTTTGTCATGGATTTGAAGAAAACCAACAAATTATATGAGGATAGCCCTAACAAGGACATTAACATTGCCTTCCACAACATTCCAATGGTGAAACG GTTAAGGGAATTGACTACATCAGAGATTGGAAGGCTTGTATCTGTGACAGGAGTTGTAACAAGGACAAGTGAGGTTCGACCGGAGCTTCTCCATGGAACCTTCAAATGCCTAGAATGTGGTGGGATGATAAAGAATGTAGAACAACAGTTCAAGTATACTGAG CCAAAGACCTGTCCGAGTGCAACCTGCAACAATCGAACAAATTGGGCACTGTTGCGTGAAGAGAGCAAATTTACTGACTGGCAAAAGGTCAGAATGCAGGAGACATCCAAAGAGATACCTGCAGGCTCATTGCCAAGGTCATTGGATGTTATTCTTCGTCATGAGATTGTCGAACATGCCAGGGCTGGTGACAC GGCGATTTTTACGGGTACTGTAGTTGTTATACCTGATATATTGGCATTGGCGTGCCCTGGACAGAGGGCAGAATACCACCGGGAAGCTTCTCAACGCAAGGGTTCCACATCTGGTAATGAAGGTGTGAGGGGCCTTAAGGCTTTGGGAGTCAGAGATCTCTCCTATCACCTAGCTTTTATTGCAAACTCTGTTCAG ATTTGTGATGGTAGAAGAGAAACAGATATCAGGAATAGGAACAATGATTCAGATGAAGATGATCATCAATTTACT GAACAGGAACTGGATGAAGTTGAACGGATGAGGAACACTCCCAATTTCTTCCATAAACTTGTTGACAGCGTTGCACCAACGATTTTTGGTCATCGAGAAATAAAGCGAGCAATCCTTCTTATGCTTGTGGGTGGTGTCCACAAACTTATTCATGAAGGCATCAACCTCGGAGGGGACATCAATGTCTGTATTGTAGGAGATCCCAGCTGTGCAAAATCTCAGTTTCTCAA GTATACTTCAAGCATCGTTCCAAGATCTGTGTATACATCTGGGAAATCATCATCTGCTGCTGGCTTGACTGCAACTGTTGCTAAGGAACCAGAAACTGGGGAATTTTGTATCGAG GCTGGAGCTTTGATGCTTGCTGACAATGGCATTTCCTGCATCGATGAATTTGATAAGATGGACACCAAAGATCAG GTTGCAATTCATGAAGCTATGGAGCAGCAGACTATCAGTATCACAAAAGCAGGAATACAAGCAACACTTAATGCCCGTACTTCCATTCTTGCCGCTGCCAATCCTTCTGGGGGAAGATATGATAAGTCTAAATCACTGAAG TACAATGTGGCTCTTCCACCAGCTATACTTTCTAGGTTTGATCTTGTATATGTTATGGTTGATGACCCGGATGAAACAATAGATGCCAACATAGCTCAACATATCGTGAAAGTTCATCAAAAGCGCAATGATGCTTTTGATCCCGCATTCACCACAGCAGAACTAAAGCGTTACATTGCCTATGCAAAAACTCTCAACCCAACG CTCACATCAGCTGCCAGAAATCGACTTGCAAACTCTTATGTTTCTCTCCGTAGGAGTGATGCATATCGTATGACCGTTAGGCAGTTGGAGGCATTAATCAGGCTGTCGGAAGCCACTGCACGGATATATTTGGAAAGTCAG GTACAACTTCATCATGTTCATTTAGCTGAGCAAATGCTTAAAACATCAATAATAAG AGTGGAGTCTAGTGAGATTGATCGGTCCGAGTTTCAAGAACCAAACATGGAGGACGACACAG AAAGTCCAGCAGATGATGGATCTTACCCCCAAGGGAAGAAAATTACTATAAGCTATGAAAAATTTCAGAAGATTACTAGGGCCCTTGTAGTGCACCTTAGACAGCACGAAGAGAACGTGGAGCGCCTTAGACAGAACGAAGAGACTGAGGTGCAAGAag GAACTGGTTTGTCCGGAATGAAGCAACGAGATTTGATTAAGTGGTACGTAGAACtgcaaaatgagaaaaataaatacagGTCTGCGGAGGATGCAGCGCAAGAAGTTAGCgaaattaaaacaattataGAG ATCTTAGTTCAAAGAGAGGGACATTTGATAGTGGTAGATGATGGTAGGCAAACAGAAGCACAAGCTGCAGGTGGAGAGCACTCCGCATCGGTGTCCATAAATGATCGAATTTTGGCTGTCGCTCCTAATTACTCCCTCTAA
- the LOC25488186 gene encoding plasma membrane-associated cation-binding protein 1, with product MGYWTTKVLPKIKKVFEKNSTKKTAAAEVSKTFDESKEGINKEFEEKKTELQTKVLAVYEASSTEIKSLVKERDQAGLKKNSTEVHKFIEELVKIDFPGSKAVSEASSKFGPALVSGPVFFVFEKVSTFIVTEEKVEEAPATTETKTEDETSGVKEREIVVEEEKKEETSEKIESVAEKVEEKDAAEPTPPPAEKQEEKPVEPAAVEQVEPPKA from the exons ATGGGTTACTGGACAACAAAGGTTCTTCCCAAGATCAAGAAGGTTTTTGAGAAGAATAGTACTAAGAAAACAGCTGCTGCTGAGGTTTCCAAGACCTTTGATGAGTCAAAG GAGGGAATCAATAAAGAGTTTGAGGAAAAGAAAACTGAACTTCAAACAAAAGTACTTGCGGTATATGAAGCATCTTCAACTGAAATCAAG AGTTTGGTCAAAGAACGTGATCAAGCAGGTCTAAAGAAGAACTCAACAGAAGTTCACAAATTCATAGAAGAACTTGTTAAAATTG ATTTTCCTGGATCAAAAGCAGTATCTGAAGCATCATCCAAGTTTGGACCAGCCTTAGTTTCAGGTCcagttttctttgtttttgagaAGGTATCAACTTTCATAGTCACAGAAGAGAAAGTTGAAGAAGCACCAGCTACTACAGAAACAAAAACAGAAGATGAAACAAGTGGTGTGAAAGAGAGGGAAATAGTtgttgaagaagagaaaaaggaagaaacaaGTGAGAAAATTGAATCTGTTGCAGAGAAGGTTGAAGAAAAGGATGCAGCTGAGCCGACTCCTCCTCCTGCCGAGAAACAGGAGGAAAAACCGGTTGAACCAGCTGCGGTTGAACAAGTAGAACCACCAAAGGCTTGA